One segment of Terriglobia bacterium DNA contains the following:
- the purD gene encoding phosphoribosylamine--glycine ligase, translating into MKVLLLGSGGREHALAWKLKQSPRVTEFYCAPGNGGICTDAQCVSLDLKSIDAILEVANRIRPDLTVVGPELPLTLGVVDEFQKREWPIFGPTAKAARLESSKSFAKEFMQRHHIPTAHYTVCTSAAEIKNALNLFSAPVVVKADGLAAGKGVVVAKNKDEAAQVATEMLSGTMLGEAGRRIIFEECLQGEELSFLVMSDGERVVPLVAAQDHKRVGDGDTGPNTGGMGAYSTPNIVDEKMSEWLISHVAKPVVAGMAAEGTPYKGILYCGLMMTARGPQVLEFNCRFGDPETQPILMRLESDLVDAMEASIQGRASDGDFRWSNDSTVCVVLASGGYPGAYEAGKKIEGIRAADEMPGVKVFHAGTSARDGGYYTAGGRVLGVTARAADLRAAVDLAYKAVGQIRFEGMHYRRDIAGRGLKK; encoded by the coding sequence ATGAAAGTTCTCCTACTCGGCAGTGGCGGACGCGAACACGCGCTGGCTTGGAAACTCAAGCAGTCTCCGCGCGTCACCGAATTCTATTGCGCGCCCGGCAATGGCGGCATCTGCACCGACGCCCAATGCGTTTCCCTCGACCTCAAGTCCATCGACGCCATTCTCGAAGTCGCCAACCGCATTCGTCCCGATCTCACCGTCGTCGGCCCCGAATTGCCACTTACCCTCGGCGTTGTCGACGAGTTCCAGAAGCGCGAATGGCCCATCTTCGGCCCGACTGCCAAGGCCGCGCGCCTCGAATCGAGCAAATCCTTCGCCAAGGAATTCATGCAGCGCCATCACATTCCCACGGCGCACTATACCGTCTGCACCAGCGCTGCCGAAATCAAGAACGCCCTGAACCTCTTCAGCGCGCCAGTAGTCGTCAAGGCCGACGGCCTCGCCGCAGGGAAAGGCGTGGTCGTAGCGAAGAACAAGGACGAGGCGGCCCAGGTTGCCACCGAGATGCTCAGCGGCACCATGCTTGGCGAAGCCGGCCGCCGCATCATCTTCGAAGAGTGCCTGCAAGGCGAAGAACTCTCGTTTCTCGTGATGAGCGACGGAGAACGTGTCGTGCCGCTCGTCGCCGCCCAGGATCACAAGCGCGTCGGCGACGGCGACACTGGTCCGAACACGGGCGGCATGGGCGCCTACTCCACCCCGAACATCGTCGACGAAAAAATGAGCGAGTGGCTCATCTCGCACGTCGCCAAGCCGGTCGTCGCCGGAATGGCCGCCGAAGGCACACCCTACAAAGGCATCCTCTATTGTGGTCTGATGATGACAGCTCGAGGGCCCCAGGTACTCGAATTCAACTGTCGCTTCGGCGACCCCGAGACCCAGCCCATCCTCATGCGCCTCGAGAGTGATCTCGTCGACGCCATGGAAGCCAGCATCCAGGGCCGCGCCAGCGACGGCGACTTTCGCTGGAGCAATGATTCCACCGTCTGCGTCGTCTTAGCCTCCGGCGGTTACCCCGGCGCCTATGAAGCCGGAAAGAAGATCGAGGGCATTCGCGCCGCCGACGAAATGCCCGGCGTCAAGGTTTTCCACGCCGGAACAAGCGCTCGTGATGGCGGTTATTACACCGCCGGCGGCCGCGTGCTCGGCGTCACCGCCCGCGCTGCTGACCTGCGTGCCGCCGTTGATTTAGCATATAAGGCTGTGGGGCAAATCCGTTTCGAAGGCATGCATTACCGCCGCGACATAGCGGGACGGGGATTAAAAAAATAA
- the purE gene encoding 5-(carboxyamino)imidazole ribonucleotide mutase, translated as MNPLVSIVMGSDSDLEIMNEAAKPLEEFGIPYEIDISSAHRSPARTSEYSRNAEKRGLKVIIAGAGGAAHLAGVIAAETTLPVIAVPIASTPLNGLDSLLAMVQMPAGIPVATVAIGKAGATNAGILAAQMIALSDADVAKKLHAHKEKLAKGVEAKSQKLKESRKK; from the coding sequence ATGAACCCTCTCGTTTCCATCGTCATGGGCAGTGATAGCGATCTTGAAATCATGAACGAAGCCGCCAAGCCGCTCGAAGAGTTCGGCATCCCCTACGAGATCGATATCTCCTCCGCCCATCGCTCTCCAGCGCGCACCAGCGAATACTCCCGTAATGCCGAAAAGCGTGGCCTCAAGGTCATCATCGCCGGTGCTGGCGGAGCAGCTCATCTCGCCGGAGTAATCGCCGCCGAAACCACGCTTCCCGTCATCGCCGTCCCTATTGCCTCTACGCCGCTCAACGGACTCGACTCTCTGCTCGCCATGGTGCAGATGCCAGCCGGTATTCCTGTTGCCACGGTCGCCATTGGCAAGGCCGGAGCCACCAACGCCGGCATCCTCGCCGCGCAGATGATCGCCCTCAGCGATGCCGACGTTGCCAAAAAACTCCACGCTCACAAGGAAAAACTCGCGAAAGGTGTCGAAGCCAAATCGCAGAAGTTGAAAGAATCGAGAAAGAAATGA
- the mfd gene encoding transcription-repair coupling factor: MVLPFVRDLFAEVEKSGTFTRAASLLKGGTGRIRVSGLTPTAKALLYPLLTRASGHPTILVVADNRVAEELMPVLQSFCELTGACDPDAVAYLPARDVLPFENLSPHPEIQEARARTLWRVATGAVSIVVVPFASSSTRLRDNEFYANLARTLRRTESVDLEALVQHLNVVGYNSVDVVEMPGDYALRGGIFDVYPPEADRPLRVEFFGDEVESIRKFDPETQRSIAASDRDEIVLLPLTETPVTEEILGAIHARLSGQRIEGSEEVIAEAVKSGGATVFPGWEFYAPVAGAEQTIFDLMPRARVFVDEPERIERDFDGWWERLTDAHETSGVGNLVRPEELYMPPEDWKRRVEAIPGADIEQLGIARGEEREEFAFTTQTTTRFHGTVPAMLEEIQKLAAENKRVLVAAGSTGELERMADIFNEYNVPFRLGSRTSRAAAGTYADEAGYFAEDLTATTLVRAFVPAGVALPESNFVLFGSGDLFDESDAMVSRPAKQKSKTAAFLSDFRDLAVGDYVVHIEHGIGQYRGLKEIAQPDGSTAELMQLEYAESARLYVPLTRLDLVQKYRSQEGVRPALSRLGTQQWAKTKARVKKAMQDMADELLKLYAQRKMAQGFSYSADTEWQREFEDGFEYSETDDQLYAIGDVKRDMESTQPMDRLLCGDVGYGKTEVAMRAAFKAVSDNKQVAVLAPTTVLAFQHFETFKGRFAAFPVKIEMISRFRTAKQQREIVERVETGKVDILIGTHRVLSKDIKFPDLGLVVVDEEQRFGVRHKERLKQLKREVDVLTMSATPIPRTLHMSLVGLRDMSVIETPPKDRMAIQTVVAAWDEKLIRASIEQELERGGQVYFVHNRVDSIYDISAKIRELVPRARILVGHGQMSEGDLEKIMLAFMRHEADILVATTIIENGLDIPLCNTIIINRADRHGLSELYQLRGRVGRSNRRAYAYLLIPHDRDLTDLARRRLAALKEFSDLGAGFKIAALDLELRGAGNLLGGEQSGHIEAIGFELYTQMLERTVREIKGEVAPEEAETQLNLGLNIRIPADYITEENQRLRMYKRIAGVESEAQLADVSGELSDRYGEPPAPVRTLLDYASLKLICQRLGVVGIERKRDLVNIRFGEKAEIDPGKLAQFVSRNKGAQFTPQGILKFTLKAASPEAILRGLRELLAQLAQAEIAVQ; encoded by the coding sequence ATGGTTTTGCCCTTCGTCCGCGACCTGTTCGCGGAGGTAGAGAAGTCTGGGACCTTTACGCGTGCAGCTAGCCTCCTGAAAGGCGGCACGGGGCGTATACGTGTGTCCGGACTGACACCTACGGCGAAGGCGCTGCTGTATCCACTGCTGACCCGGGCTTCTGGACATCCCACCATTCTTGTTGTCGCCGACAACCGCGTGGCGGAGGAGTTAATGCCGGTTCTGCAGAGCTTTTGCGAATTGACGGGAGCGTGCGATCCGGACGCGGTGGCGTATCTACCCGCACGCGATGTACTTCCGTTCGAGAACCTTTCCCCTCACCCGGAAATCCAGGAAGCGCGGGCGCGAACGCTGTGGCGGGTCGCGACCGGTGCGGTGTCGATTGTGGTGGTGCCGTTTGCGTCGAGCAGCACGCGGCTGCGGGATAACGAGTTCTATGCGAACCTGGCGCGAACGTTAAGGCGGACGGAGTCGGTCGACCTCGAGGCCCTCGTTCAGCACCTGAATGTGGTTGGGTACAACTCCGTCGATGTCGTCGAAATGCCGGGAGATTACGCGCTGCGCGGTGGGATCTTCGATGTGTATCCGCCGGAGGCGGATCGGCCGCTGCGTGTGGAGTTTTTCGGCGACGAGGTTGAATCGATCCGGAAATTCGACCCCGAGACGCAAAGGTCGATTGCGGCTTCGGATCGCGATGAAATCGTCTTGTTGCCGCTGACGGAGACTCCGGTTACGGAAGAGATCCTGGGTGCGATTCATGCGCGGCTTTCGGGACAGCGAATTGAGGGTTCAGAAGAGGTCATTGCCGAGGCGGTAAAGAGCGGCGGGGCGACCGTGTTTCCGGGATGGGAGTTCTATGCGCCGGTTGCGGGTGCGGAGCAAACGATCTTCGACCTGATGCCGAGGGCGCGGGTGTTCGTCGATGAACCGGAGCGGATTGAGCGCGACTTCGATGGATGGTGGGAGAGGCTGACCGATGCGCACGAGACGAGCGGCGTCGGGAACCTGGTTCGACCGGAAGAGTTGTACATGCCGCCAGAGGATTGGAAGCGGCGGGTCGAAGCAATTCCGGGAGCGGATATCGAGCAGTTGGGGATTGCGAGAGGCGAGGAGCGCGAGGAATTCGCGTTCACGACTCAGACGACGACGCGGTTCCATGGGACAGTTCCGGCAATGCTCGAGGAGATTCAGAAGCTGGCGGCGGAGAACAAGCGCGTGCTGGTAGCGGCGGGGAGCACGGGCGAACTCGAGCGCATGGCTGACATCTTCAATGAGTACAACGTGCCGTTCCGGCTGGGCAGCCGAACGTCGCGTGCGGCGGCGGGAACATATGCGGATGAGGCCGGGTATTTCGCCGAGGACCTGACGGCGACAACACTGGTGCGGGCGTTTGTGCCGGCGGGGGTAGCACTGCCGGAGAGCAATTTCGTCCTGTTCGGCTCGGGAGATCTGTTCGACGAATCGGATGCAATGGTCTCGCGGCCGGCGAAGCAGAAGTCGAAGACGGCGGCGTTTCTCTCGGACTTCCGGGACCTCGCGGTTGGGGATTACGTGGTACATATCGAGCATGGAATCGGACAGTATCGCGGGCTGAAAGAGATCGCGCAGCCGGATGGCTCGACGGCTGAGTTGATGCAACTGGAGTACGCCGAGAGTGCGCGGCTGTATGTACCGCTGACGCGGTTGGATCTCGTGCAGAAGTATCGCTCGCAGGAAGGTGTAAGGCCGGCGCTCTCGCGACTGGGTACTCAGCAGTGGGCGAAGACCAAGGCGCGTGTCAAGAAGGCCATGCAGGACATGGCCGACGAGTTGTTGAAGCTTTATGCGCAGAGAAAGATGGCGCAGGGATTCTCGTATTCGGCGGATACGGAATGGCAACGGGAATTTGAAGATGGGTTCGAGTACAGCGAGACGGATGATCAGCTTTACGCAATTGGGGACGTGAAGCGTGACATGGAATCGACGCAGCCGATGGATCGGCTGCTATGCGGCGACGTGGGATACGGCAAGACCGAAGTCGCGATGCGGGCGGCGTTCAAGGCCGTCAGCGACAACAAGCAGGTTGCGGTGCTGGCACCCACGACGGTTCTGGCGTTCCAGCACTTTGAAACCTTCAAGGGGCGATTCGCGGCGTTCCCGGTAAAGATCGAGATGATCAGCCGCTTCCGGACGGCGAAGCAGCAGAGGGAAATCGTCGAGAGGGTTGAGACCGGGAAGGTCGACATTTTGATCGGAACGCACCGAGTGCTCTCGAAGGACATTAAGTTTCCTGACCTCGGGCTGGTGGTCGTCGATGAGGAGCAGCGGTTTGGAGTTCGGCACAAGGAGCGGCTGAAGCAACTGAAGCGCGAAGTGGATGTACTGACGATGTCGGCGACGCCGATTCCGCGGACGCTGCACATGTCGCTGGTTGGATTGCGCGACATGAGCGTTATCGAGACGCCGCCGAAGGATCGCATGGCGATCCAGACGGTGGTGGCGGCGTGGGATGAGAAGCTGATTCGCGCGTCGATTGAGCAGGAACTGGAACGCGGCGGGCAAGTGTACTTCGTGCACAACCGCGTGGACTCGATCTACGACATTTCGGCGAAGATTCGTGAGCTGGTACCGCGCGCGAGAATTCTTGTTGGCCACGGGCAGATGAGCGAAGGCGACCTTGAGAAGATCATGCTGGCGTTCATGCGGCATGAAGCCGACATACTGGTGGCGACGACGATCATCGAGAACGGGCTGGACATCCCGCTCTGCAATACGATCATTATTAACCGGGCCGACCGGCACGGATTGAGCGAGCTTTACCAGTTGCGCGGGCGCGTGGGACGCTCGAACCGGCGCGCATATGCCTACCTGCTGATTCCGCACGATCGCGATTTAACGGACCTGGCACGGCGGAGACTTGCGGCGCTGAAAGAATTCAGCGACCTTGGTGCGGGGTTTAAGATCGCGGCACTGGATTTGGAATTACGCGGGGCTGGCAATTTGCTTGGTGGCGAGCAGAGTGGGCACATTGAAGCGATCGGGTTTGAGCTGTATACGCAGATGCTGGAGCGCACGGTTCGCGAGATTAAGGGCGAGGTGGCACCGGAAGAGGCTGAGACGCAACTCAACCTCGGACTCAACATTCGCATTCCTGCGGATTACATCACGGAAGAGAACCAACGGTTGCGGATGTATAAGCGCATAGCAGGCGTGGAAAGCGAAGCGCAACTCGCGGACGTGAGCGGCGAGTTGAGCGACCGGTATGGCGAGCCTCCGGCGCCGGTGCGAACGCTGCTGGATTATGCTTCGCTGAAGTTGATTTGCCAACGGCTGGGAGTGGTCGGGATCGAGAGGAAGCGGGACCTCGTAAATATTCGCTTCGGAGAGAAGGCGGAGATCGATCCGGGAAAGCTCGCGCAGTTTGTTTCGCGCAACAAAGGGGCGCAGTTTACGCCACAGGGCATTTTGAAATTCACGCTGAAGGCCGCGAGTCCCGAGGCGATTCTGCGCGGGCTGCGAGAATTGCTGGCACAATTAGCTCAGGCGGAAATTGCAGTGCAGTAA
- a CDS encoding DinB family protein, which yields MSAASIDFQTLLAYNHADAERWHAFFVQHPDALEIEVGGKMPRVRNLIAHICEVEAFFASELNAPGAASYVQLNPDSLDEMFAKHEEAHGLATRFVESATEDDMQKMHSFPRRPEYKFSSRKLLAQFIWHGINHWGQIAMLVRRAGLETGPPHDIIISTVLQ from the coding sequence ATGAGCGCCGCAAGCATCGACTTCCAGACTCTGCTCGCCTACAATCATGCCGACGCGGAGCGCTGGCACGCTTTCTTCGTCCAACATCCGGATGCTCTGGAGATCGAGGTGGGTGGGAAGATGCCGAGAGTCCGCAACCTCATCGCCCATATCTGCGAGGTGGAAGCCTTCTTCGCTTCTGAACTGAATGCACCCGGTGCAGCCAGTTACGTTCAACTCAACCCCGACTCGCTTGACGAAATGTTTGCCAAGCACGAGGAAGCTCACGGCCTTGCAACCCGTTTCGTCGAGTCCGCAACCGAGGATGACATGCAGAAGATGCACAGTTTTCCGCGCCGCCCGGAGTACAAGTTTTCATCGCGGAAGCTGCTCGCCCAATTCATCTGGCACGGCATCAACCATTGGGGCCAGATCGCAATGCTCGTCCGCCGCGCCGGCCTCGAAACCGGCCCCCCTCACGACATCATCATCAGCACCGTCCTGCAATAA
- a CDS encoding FRG domain-containing protein has protein sequence MRPKSWLHLQELLFANTWNESIRRFRSDYAYRGLGLDGRALVTSLAKLGGNSRELEAHLLRNFKKYALESLPPRSSEWTWLALAQHHGLPTRLLDWTYSPYVALHFATANVANYSRDGLLITVNYVKVHEHLPAKLKRVLQRERSNAFTAEMLEQATESLPGLQKLARRPFPVFLEPPSLDQRIVNQFALFSFMSNAEMQFDEWLEKTAPGLAQRILIPASLKWEIRDKLDQANITERVMFPGLDGLSRWLRRHYLPSAG, from the coding sequence GTGAGGCCTAAGTCGTGGCTGCATCTGCAGGAATTGCTGTTTGCGAATACGTGGAACGAGAGCATACGGCGGTTCCGGTCGGACTACGCGTATCGTGGGCTGGGGCTTGATGGCCGGGCGCTGGTGACATCGCTGGCGAAGCTTGGCGGGAACTCGCGCGAACTGGAAGCGCACCTGCTGCGCAATTTCAAAAAGTACGCGCTGGAGAGCCTTCCGCCGAGGTCGTCCGAATGGACCTGGCTGGCATTGGCCCAGCACCATGGACTGCCGACGCGACTGCTGGACTGGACGTACTCTCCCTATGTCGCGCTGCACTTTGCGACGGCGAACGTGGCCAACTACAGCCGTGATGGCCTGCTGATTACGGTGAACTACGTAAAAGTGCACGAGCATCTGCCGGCGAAATTGAAGCGAGTGCTGCAGCGCGAGCGCTCTAATGCTTTCACGGCGGAGATGTTGGAGCAGGCAACGGAGAGCCTGCCAGGGTTGCAAAAACTTGCGAGGCGGCCGTTTCCGGTGTTCCTGGAGCCGCCGTCGCTGGACCAGCGGATTGTGAATCAGTTTGCGCTGTTTTCCTTCATGTCAAATGCGGAGATGCAGTTCGATGAATGGCTGGAGAAGACCGCGCCGGGGCTGGCGCAAAGAATCTTGATACCGGCCTCCCTGAAATGGGAGATTCGGGACAAACTCGACCAGGCGAATATCACCGAGAGAGTGATGTTTCCCGGACTGGATGGGTTGAGTCGGTGGCTTCGTCGGCACTACCTGCCCAGCGCGGGTTGA
- the hemL gene encoding glutamate-1-semialdehyde 2,1-aminomutase — protein MSRKLDRSRELQHRAEALIPGGVNSPVRAFRSVGGEPPFLVRGEGSRVFDADGNSYIDYVGSWGPMILGHAVPQVTEAVVASARNSTSFGASTPTETDLAEAVIGAFPSMEKVRFVSSGTEATMSAIRLARAFTERKFIIKFEGCYHGHSDALLVKAGSGVATLGIPGSAGVPEDFVRYTLALPYNDTEALEQAFTRYTGKIACVIVEPVVGNMGCVPPNPGYLQFLREITQREGTVFILDEVMTGFRVSYGGAQELYKIKPDLTTLGKIIGGGLPVGAYGGANEIMSLVAPVGPMYQAGTLSGNPLAMAAGLAMLRTLCDGRHEIYPRLDRLSGQLCDAILAAAREAGVPMTVNRVGSMFTFFFTDKRVTNWDTAATCDTKKFGNFFRAMLDAGIWLPPSQFEAAFLSAAHTEQDITDTITAARESLQQV, from the coding sequence ATGTCCCGCAAACTCGACCGTTCCCGCGAACTTCAGCATCGAGCCGAAGCCCTCATTCCCGGCGGCGTCAACTCTCCCGTCCGCGCCTTCCGTTCCGTCGGTGGAGAGCCGCCTTTCCTGGTTCGCGGCGAGGGCTCCCGCGTCTTCGATGCCGACGGCAACAGTTACATCGATTACGTAGGCTCCTGGGGCCCCATGATCCTCGGCCACGCCGTCCCGCAGGTCACTGAAGCCGTCGTCGCCTCCGCTCGCAACAGCACCAGCTTCGGCGCATCCACCCCAACCGAAACCGATCTCGCTGAAGCCGTCATCGGTGCTTTCCCTTCGATGGAAAAGGTCCGTTTCGTCAGTTCCGGTACCGAGGCGACCATGTCCGCCATCCGCCTCGCCCGCGCCTTCACCGAGCGCAAGTTCATCATCAAGTTTGAAGGCTGCTATCACGGACACTCCGACGCCCTGCTCGTCAAAGCCGGTTCCGGCGTTGCCACGCTCGGCATCCCCGGTTCCGCCGGTGTCCCCGAAGACTTCGTCCGCTACACCCTGGCGCTCCCCTATAACGACACCGAAGCCCTGGAGCAAGCCTTCACCCGCTACACCGGCAAGATCGCCTGCGTCATCGTCGAACCCGTCGTCGGCAATATGGGCTGCGTACCGCCCAACCCCGGCTACCTGCAATTTCTCCGCGAAATCACGCAGCGCGAAGGCACCGTCTTCATCCTCGACGAAGTCATGACCGGCTTCCGCGTCAGCTACGGCGGCGCGCAGGAACTCTACAAGATCAAGCCCGACCTCACCACGCTGGGCAAAATTATTGGCGGCGGTCTGCCCGTCGGTGCTTATGGAGGCGCCAACGAAATCATGAGCCTCGTCGCGCCTGTCGGCCCTATGTACCAGGCCGGAACCCTCAGTGGCAACCCGCTCGCCATGGCCGCCGGACTCGCCATGCTCCGCACCCTCTGCGATGGCCGCCACGAAATCTATCCGCGCCTCGACCGCCTGAGCGGCCAACTCTGCGACGCCATCCTCGCGGCCGCACGCGAAGCCGGAGTTCCCATGACCGTCAACCGCGTCGGCTCCATGTTCACCTTCTTCTTCACCGATAAGCGAGTCACTAACTGGGACACCGCCGCCACCTGCGACACGAAAAAGTTCGGCAACTTCTTCCGCGCCATGCTCGACGCCGGCATCTGGCTTCCACCCTCGCAGTTCGAAGCCGCCTTCCTGTCCGCCGCCCACACCGAGCAGGACATCACCGACACCATCACCGCTGCGCGAGAGTCGCTGCAACAGGTATAA
- a CDS encoding Nramp family divalent metal transporter: MDSKERAWRLESRTPSLPEIHSSLPIPRSPSFLRKLVAFAGPGFLVAVGYMDPGNWATDLAAGSRYNYTLLFVIMLSNLMAILLQSLCIKLGVVTGRDLAQACRDHFSRPVSIFLWVLAEIGIAACDLAEVIGSAIALQLLFHIPLLWGVCITAADVLLILFLENKGFRYIEAIVVTLVATIGICFGLEIFFSRPEFAGILGNLLIPSIDLVRNREMLYIGIGILGATVMPHNLYLHSAVVQTRDFDRTPAGKREAIKYCNIDSAVALTFALFINAAILIVSASVFYRTGNTQVAEIQDAYKLLSPLLGVGAASGIFAIALLASGQNSTLTGTLAGQIVMEGFINIRVKPWLRRLITRLIAIIPTVIVTAYWGESGTARLIIFSQVILSFQLSFAVFPLVMFTSSKLKMGEFVNSWFVKSLAWTAAVLIAVLNAWLLVQTVMGY; this comes from the coding sequence ATGGATAGCAAAGAGCGTGCATGGCGATTGGAGTCGCGGACGCCCTCGCTCCCTGAGATTCACTCGAGCCTTCCCATACCACGGTCACCGAGTTTTCTGCGAAAGCTGGTGGCGTTTGCCGGGCCGGGGTTCCTGGTTGCCGTGGGATACATGGATCCGGGGAACTGGGCGACGGACCTGGCGGCGGGATCACGCTACAACTACACGCTGCTGTTCGTCATCATGCTGTCGAACCTGATGGCGATTTTGCTGCAGAGCCTGTGTATCAAGTTGGGGGTGGTGACAGGGCGTGACCTGGCGCAGGCGTGTCGCGACCACTTCAGCCGGCCGGTGTCGATTTTCCTGTGGGTACTGGCGGAGATTGGGATTGCGGCTTGCGACCTGGCCGAGGTGATCGGGTCGGCAATTGCGCTGCAACTGCTGTTTCATATTCCACTGCTGTGGGGCGTGTGCATTACCGCCGCAGATGTGCTGCTGATTCTCTTCCTCGAGAACAAGGGATTTCGCTATATCGAGGCGATCGTGGTCACGCTGGTGGCAACGATCGGCATCTGCTTTGGACTGGAGATTTTCTTTTCGCGACCGGAATTTGCGGGCATTTTGGGAAACCTGCTGATTCCGTCGATCGACCTGGTGCGCAACCGGGAGATGCTGTACATCGGCATCGGCATCCTGGGGGCAACGGTGATGCCGCACAATCTCTACCTGCACTCGGCGGTTGTGCAGACGCGGGACTTCGATCGGACTCCGGCGGGTAAGCGCGAGGCGATCAAGTACTGCAATATCGACTCGGCGGTGGCACTGACATTTGCGCTTTTTATCAATGCCGCGATATTGATCGTCTCAGCGTCGGTTTTCTATCGCACGGGCAACACCCAGGTGGCGGAAATCCAGGATGCCTACAAACTGCTGTCGCCGCTGCTTGGAGTGGGTGCGGCGAGCGGGATCTTTGCGATTGCGCTGCTGGCTTCGGGACAGAATTCGACGCTGACGGGAACACTGGCCGGGCAGATCGTGATGGAAGGCTTCATCAACATTCGCGTGAAGCCGTGGCTGCGGCGGTTGATTACACGGCTGATCGCGATTATTCCGACGGTGATCGTGACGGCCTATTGGGGCGAGAGCGGCACGGCGCGACTGATCATCTTCAGCCAGGTGATTCTGAGTTTCCAGTTGAGCTTTGCGGTGTTCCCGCTGGTGATGTTCACGAGTTCAAAGCTGAAGATGGGCGAGTTCGTAAATTCGTGGTTTGTGAAGAGCCTGGCGTGGACGGCGGCGGTGTTGATTGCAGTGCTGAATGCTTGGTTGCTGGTGCAGACGGTGATGGGGTACTGA
- the galU gene encoding UTP--glucose-1-phosphate uridylyltransferase GalU encodes MTKLRKAVFPAAGLGTRFLPATKAQPKEMLPLVDKPIIQYGVEEAMASGCDQIIIVTGRGKNAIEDHFDVSYELEKMLEERGKNDLLTIVKQISDMVRVCYVRQKEALGLGHAVLMAKDMVGNEPFGVLLADDVIDAEVPCLEQMRRVHEETGASVIATQVVEGPNISAYGVIDAKPVAGKWQGRLFEIKGMVEKPKQEDAPSNLAIIGRYILTPRIFECLERTPAGKGGELQLTDGMRELLKSEKIYGFTFEGKRHDTGDKLGFLKATVEFALKRPDLGGAMREYLKTLKL; translated from the coding sequence ATGACAAAACTTCGCAAGGCTGTTTTTCCCGCGGCAGGATTAGGTACGCGATTTCTTCCCGCTACCAAGGCGCAGCCGAAAGAGATGCTGCCGCTGGTGGACAAACCGATCATTCAGTATGGGGTTGAGGAAGCGATGGCCTCGGGCTGCGACCAGATCATCATCGTGACCGGGCGCGGCAAGAATGCGATCGAAGACCATTTCGACGTCAGCTACGAACTCGAGAAGATGCTGGAGGAGCGCGGCAAGAATGACCTGTTGACGATCGTGAAACAGATCAGCGACATGGTGCGCGTCTGCTATGTGCGGCAGAAGGAGGCGCTCGGACTGGGACACGCGGTGCTGATGGCGAAGGACATGGTCGGCAACGAGCCCTTCGGAGTGCTGCTGGCAGACGACGTAATCGATGCCGAGGTTCCGTGCCTGGAACAGATGCGACGAGTGCATGAAGAAACGGGGGCGTCGGTGATTGCGACGCAGGTGGTCGAAGGGCCGAATATCTCGGCGTATGGCGTTATCGATGCGAAGCCGGTGGCCGGCAAGTGGCAGGGACGGCTGTTCGAGATAAAGGGGATGGTCGAGAAGCCGAAGCAGGAAGATGCGCCGTCAAACCTGGCGATCATCGGGCGTTACATTCTGACGCCGCGGATCTTCGAATGCCTGGAGCGGACTCCGGCGGGCAAAGGCGGCGAGTTGCAACTGACGGATGGCATGAGGGAACTGCTGAAGTCGGAAAAGATTTATGGCTTCACCTTTGAGGGAAAGCGGCATGATACCGGGGACAAACTGGGATTCCTGAAGGCGACGGTGGAATTCGCGCTGAAAAGGCCGGACCTGGGTGGGGCGATGAGAGAGTATCTGAAAACCTTAAAGCTTTGA